A part of Anaerotignum faecicola genomic DNA contains:
- the gyrB gene encoding DNA topoisomerase (ATP-hydrolyzing) subunit B, which translates to MSSEYNANQIQVLEGLEAVRKRPGMYIGSTSAKGLHHLVYEIVDNSVDEALAGFCNEITVKIHPDNSISVMDNGRGIPVDINDQKGMSALQMVFTILHAGGKFGGGGYKVSGGLHGVGASVVNALSEWLVVQVHRDGKIHEQKYTRGDVAEPLTVVGETEITGTYVHFLPDDTIFEETVFDYDVLKQRFRETAFLTKGLKINLADLREGMEQEHSFHYEGGIKEFVHFLNHSRQPLYDTIFYASGKKDGVLVEVAFQHNDGYTESIFTFVNNINTPDGGTHLVGFKSGLTKTLNDYGKKAGIIKDADKKLSGEDVREGITAVVSIKVEDPQFEGQTKAKLGTSEAKGAVESVLSEYLTYFLEENPNIGKTIIEKGMMASRARDAARKARELVRRKTGLENTRMPGKLTDCTSRDPYECEIYIVEGNSAGGSAIKARDPRTQAVLPLRGKILNVEKARLDRILNSEEIRNMITAFGTGISDDFDMSKLRYHKIVIMTDADVDGAHIRTLLLTFFYRYMPQLIEGGKVYVAQPPLYRVEKNKQHYYVYDDMQLEALYQEIGRTGIKDVQRYKGLGEMDFDQLRDTTMAVEHRILKLVTIDDAVLADQVFSMLMGDEVEPRKIFIEENAQYAEMDF; encoded by the coding sequence ATGTCTTCTGAATATAATGCAAATCAAATTCAGGTTCTGGAAGGGCTGGAGGCGGTGCGAAAGCGCCCCGGTATGTATATCGGCTCCACCAGCGCAAAGGGTCTGCATCATTTGGTTTATGAAATTGTAGATAACTCCGTGGATGAAGCGCTTGCAGGGTTCTGTAACGAGATTACCGTAAAAATCCACCCCGATAATTCCATTTCCGTTATGGATAACGGGCGCGGTATTCCCGTTGATATCAATGACCAGAAGGGCATGAGCGCGCTGCAGATGGTATTTACGATTTTGCATGCAGGCGGTAAATTCGGCGGCGGCGGATATAAGGTTTCCGGCGGTCTGCACGGCGTTGGTGCGTCTGTTGTAAATGCGTTGTCCGAATGGCTTGTGGTGCAGGTGCATCGGGATGGGAAAATTCATGAGCAGAAATATACCCGTGGGGATGTTGCAGAGCCGCTGACCGTTGTGGGCGAAACCGAGATTACAGGGACGTATGTGCATTTTCTGCCGGATGATACGATTTTTGAGGAAACCGTTTTTGATTATGATGTGCTGAAGCAGCGGTTCCGCGAAACGGCTTTTCTGACAAAGGGGCTGAAAATCAACCTTGCCGATTTGCGCGAGGGCATGGAGCAGGAACATTCCTTCCACTATGAGGGCGGCATCAAGGAATTCGTACATTTTCTGAATCATAGCCGTCAGCCGTTGTATGATACGATTTTCTATGCTTCCGGCAAGAAGGATGGCGTTCTGGTTGAGGTTGCATTCCAGCATAATGACGGCTATACGGAAAGCATTTTCACCTTCGTGAATAATATCAATACCCCTGATGGCGGCACGCATCTGGTGGGCTTTAAATCGGGGCTGACAAAGACACTGAACGATTATGGCAAGAAGGCAGGCATCATAAAGGATGCAGATAAAAAGCTTTCTGGCGAGGATGTCAGAGAGGGCATCACCGCCGTTGTCAGCATTAAGGTAGAGGACCCGCAGTTTGAAGGGCAGACGAAGGCAAAGCTTGGCACAAGCGAAGCGAAGGGCGCGGTGGAAAGCGTTCTGAGCGAATATCTGACCTATTTTCTGGAGGAAAACCCGAACATCGGCAAAACCATCATCGAAAAGGGCATGATGGCCTCCAGAGCCAGAGACGCTGCCAGAAAGGCAAGAGAGCTGGTGCGCCGCAAAACGGGTCTGGAAAATACGCGTATGCCCGGTAAGCTGACAGACTGCACGAGCCGCGACCCCTATGAATGTGAAATTTATATCGTCGAAGGGAACTCCGCAGGCGGCTCTGCCATTAAGGCGAGAGATCCCAGAACACAGGCGGTTCTGCCCCTGCGCGGCAAGATTCTGAACGTGGAAAAGGCAAGACTGGACAGAATTCTCAATTCCGAGGAAATCCGCAATATGATTACTGCCTTTGGTACGGGGATTTCCGATGATTTTGATATGTCTAAGCTGCGGTATCATAAAATCGTTATCATGACCGATGCCGACGTAGACGGCGCACACATCAGAACCCTGCTGCTGACATTCTTCTATCGCTATATGCCGCAGCTCATCGAGGGCGGTAAGGTATATGTGGCACAGCCGCCGCTGTATCGCGTGGAGAAGAATAAACAGCATTATTATGTGTATGACGATATGCAGCTTGAGGCGCTGTATCAGGAAATCGGCAGAACAGGCATTAAGGACGTACAGCGGTATAAGGGTCTGGGGGAAATGGACTTCGACCAGCTGAGAGATACGACAATGGCGGTGGAGCATAGAATTCTGAAATTGGTGACGATTGATGATGCAGTGCTTGCGGATCAGGTTTTCAGTATGCTGATGGGGGATGAGGTAGAACCCAGAAAGATTTTCATTGAGGAAAATGCGCAGTATGCTGAGATGGATTTTTAA
- the recF gene encoding DNA replication/repair protein RecF (All proteins in this family for which functions are known are DNA-binding proteins that assist the filamentation of RecA onto DNA for the initiation of recombination or recombinational repair.), translating to MYITEIFLQGFRNLSQLHIEPSEGINVIYGSNAQGKTNFLESLYFCAMGRSMRGKSDQQLIAFDAQESHIRLLVQTQNRRDKIDVHLKQNEKKGIAVNGLPVKRLGELFGTLYAVIFSPEDLSLVKDAPTERRRFLDMELCQLSRVYYYDLQQYYRILKQRNNLLKEIQKKPSLQETLFVWDGQMVEYGERIIAARRRFLVRLDEIAAEKLARLTGGRDSLQTLYKPNCEDGSFAERLHRNLERDILFGATQSGPHKDDISFLVNGREAKVYGSQGQQRTTALAARLAEIDLIREETGELPVLLLDDVFSELDESRQKYLLESIDGLQAFVTCTGIEDSVRKYISRDNLFYVENGTIIPQKENRH from the coding sequence ATGTATATCACGGAGATCTTCCTACAGGGATTCCGCAATCTTTCACAACTGCATATCGAGCCTTCTGAGGGAATCAATGTGATTTACGGCAGCAATGCACAGGGAAAAACGAATTTTCTGGAATCGCTGTATTTCTGCGCGATGGGGCGCTCCATGCGCGGCAAAAGCGATCAGCAGCTGATTGCCTTTGATGCACAGGAAAGCCATATCCGCCTTCTGGTGCAGACGCAGAATCGCAGGGATAAAATTGATGTGCATTTAAAGCAGAATGAAAAAAAGGGCATTGCCGTCAATGGTCTGCCCGTCAAGCGTCTGGGAGAGCTGTTCGGCACGCTTTATGCCGTTATTTTTTCTCCGGAGGATTTATCTCTGGTAAAGGATGCTCCGACGGAGCGCCGCCGCTTTCTGGATATGGAGCTTTGCCAGCTGAGCAGGGTCTATTATTACGATTTGCAGCAGTATTATCGGATTCTGAAGCAGCGGAATAATCTGCTCAAGGAAATACAAAAAAAGCCATCCTTGCAGGAAACGCTTTTTGTCTGGGACGGACAGATGGTGGAATACGGCGAGCGCATTATTGCCGCCAGAAGGCGTTTTTTGGTGCGTCTGGATGAAATTGCGGCGGAAAAGCTTGCGCGGTTGACAGGCGGCAGAGACAGCCTGCAAACGCTTTATAAACCAAACTGCGAGGATGGCTCGTTTGCCGAGCGGCTGCACCGCAATCTGGAGCGCGATATTCTTTTTGGGGCAACCCAGAGTGGCCCGCATAAGGATGACATCAGCTTTCTGGTGAACGGCAGGGAGGCGAAGGTCTACGGCTCTCAGGGGCAGCAGCGGACAACCGCCCTTGCGGCGCGTCTGGCAGAGATTGACCTGATTCGGGAGGAAACGGGAGAATTACCCGTTCTGCTTCTGGATGATGTGTTTTCGGAGCTGGATGAAAGCCGCCAGAAATACCTTCTGGAAAGCATTGACGGTCTGCAGGCGTTTGTGACCTGCACAGGGATTGAGGATTCTGTCCGAAAATATATCAGCAGGGATAATTTATTTTATGTCGAAAACGGAACTATCATACCGCAAAAGGAAAACAGGCACTGA
- a CDS encoding RNA-binding S4 domain-containing protein, translated as MNKVYIHTEFIKLQQVLKLAGLIDQGSDVKYFLSQGKVLVNGEVATERGKKIRHGDIVELKGVGSVEVELEA; from the coding sequence ATGAACAAGGTGTATATTCATACAGAATTTATCAAGCTGCAGCAGGTACTGAAGCTGGCAGGGCTGATTGACCAGGGCTCCGATGTGAAATATTTTCTTTCGCAGGGAAAGGTGCTTGTAAACGGCGAGGTTGCAACGGAACGCGGTAAAAAAATCCGCCATGGGGATATTGTGGAATTGAAGGGTGTCGGCTCTGTTGAGGTGGAGCTGGAAGCCTGA
- a CDS encoding beta clamp domain-containing protein has product MKLTCSKDLLLQYINIVNKAVSNRTTLPILECILLTANERGFIMTGNDLEIGIRTAPIEAEIQEAGEVAIEARIFNEIVRRLNGESRDD; this is encoded by the coding sequence ATGAAATTAACATGCAGCAAGGATTTACTGTTACAGTATATCAATATTGTAAATAAAGCGGTCTCCAACCGCACAACATTACCCATTCTGGAATGTATTTTATTAACCGCCAACGAAAGAGGCTTTATCATGACAGGCAACGATCTGGAAATCGGCATCCGTACCGCACCAATCGAAGCAGAAATTCAGGAAGCCGGTGAGGTTGCCATTGAAGCGCGTATCTTCAACGAAATTGTCCGCCGTTTAAACGGGGAATCGCGTGACGATTGA
- the dnaA gene encoding chromosomal replication initiator protein DnaA, whose amino-acid sequence MELEQIWEEALKMIEEETSPVSFATWIQPIVPCGIIGNKIILQVKESFLKEIIEKRHLPLIRTAIKMVTKNEYDIMITTEEEQKAGNLHNLAAEKPAENELARNLNPKYVFDSFVVGNSNRMAHAASLAVAESPAQAYNPLFLYGNSGLGKTHLMHSIGHFILDRNPQAKVLYVTSETFTNELINSIQNNKNEEFRNKYRNIDVLMIDDIQFISKKEGTQEEFFHTFNALYESNKQIIISSDRPPKEIKTLEDRLRSRFEWGLIADVQPPDYETRIAILKKKAERDNLTVPDDVMAYIAKNIASNIRELEGALTRIVAFATLTNQDISIALAENSLKDIFSENSATPLTPELIQQVVAEYYNIRVEDIQGSKKPKNIAFPRQVSMYLCRKLLDISLPKIGESFGGRDHTTVIYAISKIEKQLESDEGLQKTVHALEKEIKES is encoded by the coding sequence ATGGAACTGGAACAGATTTGGGAAGAAGCACTCAAAATGATTGAAGAAGAAACCTCTCCTGTCAGCTTCGCAACCTGGATTCAGCCGATTGTCCCCTGTGGCATTATCGGGAATAAAATTATTTTGCAGGTAAAGGAATCCTTTCTCAAGGAGATCATTGAAAAACGGCACCTGCCGCTGATTCGCACTGCGATTAAAATGGTAACAAAAAATGAATATGACATCATGATTACGACGGAGGAGGAACAGAAGGCAGGCAATCTCCATAACCTCGCGGCGGAAAAGCCCGCAGAAAATGAGCTTGCAAGAAACCTGAACCCGAAATATGTATTCGATTCCTTTGTTGTCGGCAACAGCAACCGTATGGCGCATGCCGCATCCCTTGCCGTTGCGGAATCTCCGGCACAGGCGTATAATCCCCTGTTTTTATACGGCAATTCCGGGCTTGGCAAAACGCACCTAATGCACTCCATCGGGCATTTTATTCTGGATCGTAATCCACAGGCGAAGGTGCTGTATGTCACAAGCGAAACCTTCACGAATGAGCTGATTAACTCCATCCAGAACAATAAAAACGAGGAATTTCGGAATAAATACCGCAATATCGACGTGCTGATGATTGACGATATTCAGTTTATTTCCAAAAAGGAAGGGACACAGGAGGAATTTTTCCATACCTTTAATGCGCTTTATGAATCGAATAAACAAATTATTATTTCCTCCGACCGTCCGCCGAAGGAGATTAAGACACTGGAGGACAGACTGCGCAGCCGTTTTGAATGGGGTCTGATTGCGGATGTACAGCCGCCGGATTATGAGACAAGAATCGCGATTCTGAAGAAAAAAGCAGAGCGGGATAACCTGACCGTGCCGGATGATGTAATGGCGTATATTGCAAAGAATATCGCATCGAATATCCGAGAGCTGGAGGGTGCTTTAACCAGAATTGTTGCCTTTGCAACGCTGACAAATCAGGATATCTCCATTGCACTGGCGGAGAACAGCTTAAAGGATATCTTCAGTGAAAATTCCGCGACACCATTGACACCGGAGCTGATTCAGCAGGTGGTAGCAGAGTATTATAACATTCGTGTGGAGGATATTCAGGGGAGTAAAAAGCCGAAGAATATCGCATTTCCAAGACAGGTATCGATGTATCTTTGCCGGAAGCTATTGGATATTTCCCTGCCGAAGATTGGCGAGAGCTTTGGCGGCAGGGATCATACAACGGTGATTTATGCCATCTCAAAGATTGAGAAGCAGCTGGAGAGTGACGAGGGCTTACAGAAAACCGTCCATGCGTTAGAGAAGGAAATCAAGGAATCGTAA
- the rpmH gene encoding 50S ribosomal protein L34: MKMTFQPKKKQRSREHGFRKRMRTANGRKVLAARRRKGRKVLSA; the protein is encoded by the coding sequence ATGAAAATGACATTCCAGCCTAAGAAAAAACAGAGAAGCAGAGAACATGGCTTCAGAAAAAGAATGAGAACAGCAAACGGCAGAAAAGTGCTTGCTGCAAGAAGAAGAAAAGGTAGAAAAGTATTATCCGCATAA
- the rnpA gene encoding ribonuclease P protein component: protein MQFTESLKKNFQFRHVYQKGKSIANRHLVLYMVKNGTHDHNRLGISVSKKVGKSVVRSHVTRLIRESYRSMEEEVKSGYDFVVIARVSCAAASYHEVCRSLRHLFKKQQLLLSASERKDRQEKSEAGRKEEKEEGTQ from the coding sequence ATGCAGTTTACAGAATCTTTAAAGAAGAATTTTCAGTTTCGCCATGTATATCAGAAGGGCAAATCCATCGCCAACCGCCATTTGGTATTATATATGGTAAAAAACGGAACACATGACCACAACAGGCTGGGGATTTCCGTCAGCAAAAAGGTGGGCAAGAGCGTGGTGCGCTCTCATGTGACACGCCTGATTCGGGAAAGCTACCGCAGCATGGAGGAGGAAGTGAAGTCCGGCTATGATTTTGTTGTCATTGCCCGTGTTTCCTGCGCTGCTGCGTCCTATCATGAGGTGTGCCGTTCCCTGCGGCATCTTTTCAAAAAACAACAGCTTCTGCTGAGCGCGTCTGAAAGAAAGGACCGTCAGGAAAAATCAGAAGCAGGCAGAAAGGAAGAGAAGGAAGAAGGGACACAATGA
- the yidD gene encoding membrane protein insertion efficiency factor YidD, with product MKEKIISLVNLVSLFFQKLFLLMIRFYQAAISPHLGKNCRFTPTCSQYAYIAITRFGPIKGTYLAIKRLLKCHPFHAGGYDPVPEKKEK from the coding sequence ATGAAGGAGAAAATCATCTCTCTTGTAAATCTGGTTTCCTTATTTTTTCAGAAGCTCTTTCTGCTGATGATTCGTTTCTATCAGGCAGCAATATCGCCGCATCTGGGAAAAAACTGTAGATTCACCCCTACCTGCTCCCAGTACGCGTATATTGCCATCACACGGTTTGGGCCGATAAAGGGCACATATCTGGCCATTAAGAGACTGTTGAAATGCCACCCCTTCCATGCGGGCGGCTATGATCCCGTGCCTGAGAAGAAAGAAAAATAA
- a CDS encoding YidC/Oxa1 family membrane protein insertase, whose protein sequence is MSYLPYLLEALPSVRQPGKIVGPFADLMGKVYNLLFELLHSNTSAGSLGLAIIIFTLIVKLILFPLMVKQQKSSFKMQALQPELMKIRKKYEGKTDQMSQQRMAFEMQEFQKKNGVSMVSGCLPMLIQLPILYALFYLFQNAYVYVDVIGHNYTDIANAIVNIPVSLRMEVFHPYAQEFANAYKNVAIIKDGIDMRQVNEVVMLVNYLKPDDWNVILQNLGDAGSSLVPLLATKSSIETFLTIPLVSKAGLHFPGIIIPIAAGVTTWLQSKIMMMMNPQNSDPGNPAAAMTKSMLYTMPIMMGVFAINMPAGLGLYWTISNLFGILQQVILSKHYKKKFAEEAAQ, encoded by the coding sequence ATGTCCTATTTACCCTATTTGCTGGAAGCATTGCCTTCCGTAAGACAGCCCGGTAAGATTGTCGGACCATTCGCCGATCTGATGGGGAAAGTGTATAATTTGCTGTTTGAACTTTTGCACAGCAACACAAGCGCAGGCTCTTTGGGTCTGGCAATTATTATCTTTACTTTAATCGTGAAACTGATCCTGTTTCCTCTGATGGTGAAGCAGCAGAAGTCTTCTTTTAAAATGCAGGCACTGCAGCCTGAGCTGATGAAGATCAGGAAGAAATATGAAGGCAAAACAGATCAGATGTCACAGCAGCGCATGGCTTTTGAAATGCAGGAATTTCAGAAGAAAAACGGCGTAAGCATGGTCAGCGGCTGTCTGCCGATGCTCATTCAGCTGCCGATTCTGTATGCACTGTTCTATCTGTTCCAGAATGCCTATGTTTATGTAGACGTTATCGGTCATAATTATACCGATATTGCAAATGCAATCGTAAATATCCCCGTTTCCTTGAGAATGGAGGTATTCCATCCCTACGCACAGGAATTTGCCAATGCCTATAAGAATGTTGCTATCATCAAGGATGGCATTGATATGAGGCAGGTCAATGAGGTGGTTATGCTGGTTAACTATCTGAAGCCGGATGATTGGAATGTTATCCTGCAAAACCTCGGCGATGCAGGCAGCTCTCTGGTGCCGCTTCTGGCAACCAAAAGCAGCATTGAAACCTTCCTGACCATTCCTCTGGTAAGTAAGGCAGGGCTGCATTTCCCCGGTATCATCATCCCCATTGCGGCAGGTGTCACCACATGGCTGCAGTCCAAAATCATGATGATGATGAACCCCCAGAACAGCGACCCTGGCAATCCTGCGGCAGCAATGACCAAATCTATGCTGTATACCATGCCTATCATGATGGGTGTATTCGCAATCAATATGCCTGCCGGTCTGGGTCTGTACTGGACGATTTCCAACCTGTTCGGTATTTTGCAGCAGGTAATTTTGTCTAAGCATTATAAAAAGAAATTTGCAGAGGAGGCAGCACAGTAA
- the jag gene encoding RNA-binding cell elongation regulator Jag/EloR yields the protein MEEIRKSAKTVDDAIAAALAELGAAREEVDITVIDEGSKGFLGMFGSKDAVVLVKKNFNPEKEAETFLKEVFLSMGLIVKIKTEQKDKHLYIDLTGDDMGILIGKRGQTLDALQYLVNLVVNKKSPYYISVMLDTENYRQRRKETLESLAFNLAKKVKHTKRNVVLEPMNPYERRIIHSALQNDRFVTTYSEGEEPYRNVVITLK from the coding sequence ATGGAAGAAATTAGAAAAAGCGCAAAGACTGTGGATGATGCCATTGCGGCTGCTTTGGCAGAGCTGGGCGCAGCTCGCGAGGAAGTAGATATCACAGTCATTGATGAAGGCTCCAAGGGATTTCTGGGAATGTTCGGCAGCAAGGATGCCGTTGTTCTGGTAAAGAAAAACTTCAATCCCGAAAAGGAAGCGGAAACCTTCTTAAAAGAAGTATTTTTGAGCATGGGGCTGATTGTAAAAATCAAAACAGAGCAGAAGGACAAGCACCTGTATATTGATCTGACAGGTGATGATATGGGCATCCTCATTGGCAAGAGAGGGCAGACATTGGATGCTTTACAGTATTTAGTAAATCTGGTTGTCAATAAGAAAAGCCCTTATTATATCAGCGTTATGCTGGATACGGAAAATTATCGTCAGAGAAGAAAGGAAACACTGGAAAGCCTTGCCTTCAATCTGGCGAAAAAGGTAAAGCATACAAAGAGAAATGTTGTGCTGGAGCCTATGAATCCTTATGAAAGAAGAATCATCCATTCTGCATTGCAGAATGACAGATTCGTTACAACATATAGTGAGGGCGAAGAACCTTATAGAAATGTTGTTATCACCTTGAAATAA
- the mnmE gene encoding tRNA uridine-5-carboxymethylaminomethyl(34) synthesis GTPase MnmE has translation MKREYMLDDVIAAISTPIGTGGIGIVRMSGAGCIALADSIFIGKKKLTEKATHTLSYGKITDGTGGEIIDEVLVSVMKAPHTYTKEDIVEINCHGGSLVTRRVLEAVLKTGARIAQPGEFTKRSFLNGRIDLTQAEAVIDLIESKTELSRQAAVNQLEGRLKTAVREMREEILDMIASIEAVIDYPDYDVEEETYGTMEQGAKKLLARMEKLLEGADRGKIIREGLQTVIVGKPNVGKSSLLNWLLEEDRAIVTDIPGTTRDTVEEYLNIDGIPIKIVDTAGIRETGDVVEKMGVEKSKAYAETADLVIMMLDGSRPLEEEDKEILSFIRGKKTIVLLNKVDLAQKLSLEELAEYVPQEQILFISVKENDGFDALLDALKNMFLDGHTATAEDAMLGNTRHKDALYRAKEAMEHCMETITMRMPEDFISMDLQDANRALGEITGDTSDEEIIDRIFTKFCLGK, from the coding sequence ATGAAAAGAGAATATATGCTTGATGATGTGATTGCGGCAATCTCCACGCCCATCGGCACAGGCGGTATCGGTATTGTGCGCATGAGCGGGGCAGGCTGTATCGCATTGGCGGACAGCATTTTTATCGGCAAAAAGAAGCTGACGGAAAAGGCAACCCATACCTTATCCTACGGTAAAATCACAGACGGGACAGGCGGTGAAATAATTGACGAGGTACTGGTTTCCGTTATGAAAGCGCCCCATACCTATACCAAGGAGGATATCGTGGAAATCAACTGCCACGGCGGTTCTCTGGTGACGAGAAGGGTTCTGGAAGCGGTGCTGAAAACAGGTGCGCGTATTGCACAGCCGGGTGAATTTACCAAGCGCAGCTTTTTGAACGGGCGCATCGACCTGACGCAGGCAGAGGCTGTCATTGATTTGATTGAATCCAAAACGGAATTATCCCGTCAGGCGGCGGTCAATCAGCTGGAAGGCAGATTAAAAACAGCCGTTCGCGAAATGCGCGAGGAAATTCTGGATATGATTGCGTCTATCGAAGCGGTGATTGATTATCCGGATTATGATGTGGAGGAGGAAACCTACGGCACGATGGAGCAGGGCGCAAAAAAGCTGCTTGCGAGAATGGAAAAGCTGCTTGAAGGCGCAGACCGCGGCAAAATCATCCGCGAGGGCTTACAGACTGTCATTGTCGGCAAGCCGAATGTCGGGAAATCCTCTTTGCTGAACTGGCTGCTGGAGGAGGATCGTGCGATTGTGACCGATATCCCCGGCACAACGCGGGATACCGTTGAGGAATACCTCAATATTGACGGGATTCCCATTAAAATCGTCGATACCGCAGGGATTCGAGAAACGGGCGATGTGGTGGAAAAAATGGGCGTGGAAAAATCCAAAGCCTACGCCGAAACTGCCGATTTGGTCATTATGATGCTGGATGGCTCCCGTCCTCTGGAGGAGGAGGATAAGGAAATTCTTTCCTTCATCCGCGGAAAAAAGACGATTGTGCTGCTGAATAAGGTGGATTTAGCACAAAAGCTTTCTCTGGAGGAGCTTGCGGAATATGTGCCGCAGGAGCAGATTTTATTTATCTCCGTGAAGGAAAACGATGGCTTTGATGCGCTTCTGGATGCCTTGAAAAATATGTTCTTAGACGGGCATACCGCAACGGCGGAGGATGCCATGCTCGGCAACACCAGACATAAGGATGCGCTGTATCGTGCAAAGGAAGCCATGGAGCATTGCATGGAAACCATCACCATGCGTATGCCGGAGGATTTTATCTCTATGGATTTGCAGGATGCTAACCGTGCGTTGGGCGAAATCACAGGGGATACCAGTGACGAAGAAATTATAGACAGAATCTTTACCAAGTTCTGTTTAGGTAAGTAA
- a CDS encoding MATE family efflux transporter produces the protein MEQENELGVKPVKKLLWKLAVPAITAQIVNVLYNVVDRIYIGHIPEVGKLALTGVGVCMPLIMLISAFAMLAGMGGAPRASIMLGRNDAEEAERILGNCAALLILVAVTLTVLFQLFAKPFLLTFGASRNTIGFAMDYIRIYACGTIFVQLTLGLNAFITAQGFAKISMKTTLIGAVTNIILDPIFIFVLGMGVKGAALATVLSQALSATWVLTFLLGKQTTLKLRLKNFRLQGRVILPCVLLGLSPFVMQSTESILNICFNSSLLKYGGDTAVGAMTILTSVMQFSMLPLSGLSQGAQPITGYNFGARKPERVRESFAILLKCSLGYSAALWLIVMLFPRLLATLFAQDSAFLDYTAWALRIFMATSVVMGIQIACQQTFIAIGNAKTSLFLAIYRKIILLIPLIYILPYFFENKVMAVFLAEPVADVIAVTTTLILFVWQFKKALQELRE, from the coding sequence ATGGAACAGGAAAATGAATTGGGCGTAAAGCCCGTCAAAAAGCTGCTGTGGAAGCTGGCGGTACCTGCCATCACGGCGCAGATTGTAAATGTGCTTTATAACGTGGTCGATCGTATTTACATCGGGCATATTCCCGAAGTAGGAAAGCTGGCGCTGACAGGTGTCGGCGTTTGTATGCCGCTGATTATGCTGATTTCCGCCTTTGCCATGCTTGCAGGGATGGGCGGCGCACCGAGAGCGTCGATTATGCTTGGGAGAAATGATGCGGAGGAAGCGGAGCGGATTCTGGGAAACTGCGCGGCACTGCTGATTCTGGTTGCCGTTACGCTGACGGTGCTGTTTCAGCTGTTCGCAAAGCCGTTTCTTTTAACCTTTGGCGCAAGCAGGAATACGATTGGCTTCGCTATGGATTATATCCGCATTTACGCCTGCGGTACGATTTTTGTGCAGCTGACGCTAGGTCTGAATGCCTTCATTACGGCGCAGGGCTTTGCCAAAATCAGCATGAAAACCACCCTCATCGGCGCGGTGACAAATATCATCCTCGATCCGATTTTTATTTTTGTGCTTGGCATGGGGGTAAAGGGTGCGGCATTGGCAACGGTGCTTTCGCAGGCACTTTCCGCCACATGGGTGCTGACCTTCCTGCTGGGAAAGCAAACCACGCTGAAATTAAGGCTGAAAAATTTCCGCTTGCAGGGAAGGGTTATTCTCCCCTGTGTGCTGCTGGGGTTAAGCCCCTTTGTGATGCAGTCTACGGAAAGTATTCTGAATATCTGCTTTAATTCCTCTCTGCTGAAATACGGCGGAGATACTGCGGTTGGTGCGATGACGATTCTGACAAGCGTGATGCAGTTTTCCATGCTGCCGCTTTCGGGGCTTTCGCAGGGCGCACAGCCTATTACAGGCTATAACTTCGGGGCAAGAAAGCCGGAGCGCGTGCGCGAATCCTTCGCCATTCTGCTGAAATGCTCTCTGGGCTATTCGGCGGCGTTGTGGCTGATTGTGATGCTCTTTCCCCGCCTGCTTGCCACGCTGTTTGCACAGGATAGTGCTTTTCTGGATTATACTGCCTGGGCACTGCGTATTTTCATGGCAACGAGCGTTGTTATGGGGATTCAGATTGCCTGCCAGCAGACGTTTATTGCCATCGGCAATGCGAAAACCTCGCTGTTTCTTGCGATTTACAGAAAAATTATCCTGCTGATTCCGCTGATTTATATTCTGCCGTATTTCTTTGAAAATAAGGTTATGGCGGTATTTCTGGCGGAGCCTGTCGCGGATGTCATTGCCGTTACGACTACTTTGATTTTATTTGTATGGCAGTTTAAAAAGGCATTGCAGGAGCTGCGGGAATAA